The Methanocalculus natronophilus genome window below encodes:
- a CDS encoding dihydroorotate dehydrogenase — MITLQNDPVNVGGITLNNHLILAAGVLGTTGASIRRMLRGGAGGAVTKSIGPVPAAGHPGPCLIPLDGGLLNAMGLPNPSQEFASELAHLAEEPVIVSIFGGTPDEFQTVASWFADIAAGYELNLSCPHAEGYGAAIGSDPRMVRACTEEVAAFGLPTWVKLTPNVTDIAVIGEAAEAGGATALVAINTVRAMRISTKLRRPVLGNRFGGLSGPMIFPIALRCVYDLYEACSVPIIGCGGISSAADVIEMMMAGASAVQIGSAVYDDIGVFDQIASKLYSDHGCSAAEIVGCAHE; from the coding sequence ATGATCACGCTGCAGAACGATCCTGTCAATGTGGGCGGCATCACGCTCAATAATCACCTTATCCTGGCAGCAGGTGTCCTTGGAACGACTGGTGCATCGATTCGCCGGATGCTCAGGGGTGGCGCGGGGGGAGCAGTCACCAAGTCGATAGGCCCGGTGCCTGCTGCCGGCCACCCGGGCCCCTGCCTCATTCCGCTGGATGGCGGGCTCCTGAATGCCATGGGTCTCCCAAACCCGTCACAAGAGTTTGCCTCTGAACTGGCACACCTGGCAGAAGAGCCGGTCATCGTCAGCATCTTCGGCGGCACACCTGATGAATTCCAGACAGTTGCCTCCTGGTTTGCAGATATTGCAGCAGGATATGAGCTGAACCTCTCCTGCCCCCATGCAGAAGGATATGGTGCGGCGATCGGATCTGATCCCCGGATGGTGCGTGCCTGCACCGAAGAGGTGGCGGCCTTTGGCCTCCCGACATGGGTAAAACTCACCCCCAATGTCACTGACATAGCTGTGATCGGAGAGGCTGCAGAAGCCGGAGGTGCGACTGCGCTTGTTGCCATCAATACTGTCCGGGCGATGCGGATCTCAACCAAACTCCGCCGCCCGGTACTTGGAAACCGGTTTGGAGGGCTCTCAGGGCCCATGATCTTTCCGATTGCGCTCCGCTGTGTCTATGATCTCTATGAAGCCTGTTCAGTTCCGATCATCGGGTGCGGTGGGATATCATCTGCTGCCGATGTCATTGAGATGATGATGGCCGGAGCGTCTGCGGTGCAGATCGGATCTGCAGTCTATGATGATATCGGGGTCTTTGACCAGATAGCTTCAAAACTCTATTCAGATCATGGCTGTTCTGCGGCCGAGATCGTGGGGTGTGCCCATGAATGA
- a CDS encoding dihydroorotate dehydrogenase electron transfer subunit, whose amino-acid sequence MNDGMPRVVTIREMIRETPAVATIRFDHAFDSLPGQFCMVWVPGIDEVPMGFSGADQITVQEVGTATRALTSLTPGDNIGIRGPFGNGFSPVGRVLAVAGGVGVAPLLPLAKEGSVATFILGARTRDELIAADILADQTDLHIATDDGTAGYHGFVTGVLDSEIDIASFDTICVCGPELMMKSILDRLALRNMEQRGQFSLHRYMKCGVGVCGSCSLDPDGLRVCRDGPVFSGDQISSSEFGEYARDAGGQKQKI is encoded by the coding sequence ATGAATGACGGCATGCCGCGGGTTGTAACAATCCGTGAGATGATCCGGGAAACGCCGGCGGTTGCCACCATCAGGTTTGACCATGCATTTGACAGTCTACCCGGCCAGTTCTGCATGGTCTGGGTGCCGGGAATTGATGAGGTCCCGATGGGCTTCTCAGGAGCAGACCAGATAACCGTTCAGGAGGTTGGCACGGCAACCAGAGCACTCACCTCACTCACCCCCGGCGACAACATTGGTATCCGGGGGCCGTTTGGGAATGGCTTCTCTCCGGTTGGGCGCGTACTTGCTGTTGCTGGCGGGGTTGGTGTTGCCCCGCTCCTGCCGCTTGCTAAAGAGGGATCAGTTGCCACCTTCATCCTTGGTGCACGAACAAGGGACGAACTCATTGCAGCTGATATCCTCGCTGACCAGACAGATCTGCATATTGCAACAGATGATGGAACCGCAGGCTACCATGGCTTTGTCACAGGCGTACTTGACTCGGAGATCGATATTGCCTCATTTGACACCATCTGTGTCTGCGGGCCCGAGCTGATGATGAAAAGTATCCTCGATCGCCTTGCTCTTCGTAACATGGAGCAGAGGGGGCAGTTCTCTCTCCACCGCTATATGAAATGCGGTGTGGGTGTCTGCGGGTCATGCTCACTTGATCCCGATGGGTTGCGGGTCTGCAGGGATGGCCCGGTCTTCAGCGGTGATCAGATCTCCTCCTCAGAGTTTGGCGAGTATGCCCGTGATGCAGGCGGGCAGAAACAAAAGATCTAA
- a CDS encoding ATP-dependent DNA helicase, whose product MTSIDDWFPYNHYRPHQERMLDAAAETAVGGGILMIDAPTGSGKSSVVSALLAGAGGKTILIAVRTISQLNTFIRELELIRQKKPGLKFTYLIGKRSMCPLGGVGDVYRQCEGVKTFTTALMRERAVKGSLVPAKDPEIIRQIKKQDRDHPLICPYFVNSRVYLEGDDALRLVPSQDIRKKAEKAAMSVINPDYLHAFAGTLCPYDLMMTAAKHADVVIVNYHHLFNDEIREQLLVTLNVEPQDIILLVDEGHNVGDVVQGIQSVEFRERDIQQASNELASLKTKVKGAEAVRHVLPRIGDFMEGLRQSTETEDWFDPAIFDRILTKGSLYPSMAAIVEDVIAISDLVREKSLQTGEYKETSIERLCEFLYRIHCSSTDPAYLTVYKKDEDSVILEVRNIDPAGKLQAIAASHHACIFISGTLSPIESFKRYYFEHMPVCTLSIPNAFPKENRLLLVAEDITTAFRMRQDKGNIERTVLAIEAFAEAKGNLAVYFPSYQIMSDYASKCRIKKKKVFVESRDAREANELLAEFLSLPGKRRSGILFAVSGGKWSEGLDYRGELLAGAMVVGLPLAPYTRVRGMSIQYFKRKFNREGEFIAYTLPAINKAAQALGRVLRTPEDRGVLLLGDSRFLEPEVKGGLPPWMQEEMTTVRTDTLPGVIARWR is encoded by the coding sequence ATGACTTCAATTGACGACTGGTTTCCCTACAATCACTATCGCCCGCACCAGGAGCGGATGCTTGACGCTGCCGCAGAGACTGCTGTAGGAGGAGGTATCCTGATGATTGATGCCCCAACAGGCAGTGGAAAGTCCAGTGTTGTTTCCGCCCTCCTTGCAGGTGCAGGCGGAAAAACCATCCTGATTGCCGTCCGGACAATCAGCCAGCTGAACACCTTCATACGGGAGCTCGAGCTGATCCGGCAGAAGAAGCCGGGGCTGAAATTCACCTACCTGATCGGGAAACGGAGTATGTGTCCGCTTGGCGGGGTTGGGGATGTCTATCGGCAGTGTGAAGGAGTCAAGACGTTCACGACTGCCCTGATGCGGGAGCGGGCAGTCAAAGGATCGCTTGTTCCCGCCAAAGATCCCGAGATCATACGGCAGATAAAAAAGCAGGACCGTGACCACCCGCTCATCTGCCCGTATTTCGTAAACAGCAGGGTATACCTCGAAGGTGATGACGCACTCCGGCTTGTGCCATCCCAGGACATCCGGAAAAAAGCCGAGAAGGCTGCGATGAGTGTCATCAATCCCGACTACCTGCATGCGTTTGCAGGCACGCTCTGCCCCTATGATCTGATGATGACTGCTGCAAAACATGCTGATGTCGTCATCGTCAATTATCATCATCTCTTCAATGACGAGATCCGGGAGCAGCTGCTGGTGACGCTGAATGTCGAGCCGCAGGATATCATTCTCCTGGTTGATGAAGGCCATAATGTCGGTGACGTGGTGCAGGGTATCCAGAGCGTCGAATTCAGGGAGCGGGATATCCAGCAGGCATCCAATGAACTCGCATCCCTGAAGACAAAAGTGAAAGGTGCAGAAGCCGTCCGGCACGTCCTCCCCAGGATAGGAGACTTCATGGAGGGGCTCCGGCAATCCACTGAGACAGAAGACTGGTTTGACCCTGCAATCTTTGACCGTATACTGACGAAAGGATCACTCTACCCTTCGATGGCTGCAATTGTTGAGGATGTCATTGCAATCAGTGATCTTGTCCGGGAGAAGAGTCTCCAGACAGGGGAATATAAAGAGACATCCATTGAGCGCCTCTGTGAATTCCTCTACCGGATTCATTGCTCTTCAACAGATCCGGCGTACCTGACCGTGTATAAAAAAGACGAGGATTCGGTCATCCTGGAAGTCCGGAATATTGATCCGGCAGGAAAGCTGCAGGCCATTGCTGCATCCCACCATGCCTGTATCTTCATATCCGGCACCCTCTCCCCGATAGAGAGTTTCAAACGGTATTATTTTGAACATATGCCGGTTTGTACCCTCTCAATCCCAAACGCATTTCCAAAAGAAAACCGTCTTCTGCTTGTGGCTGAAGACATTACGACAGCCTTCCGGATGCGGCAGGACAAAGGGAATATCGAACGGACAGTATTGGCAATTGAAGCATTCGCTGAAGCAAAAGGAAACCTTGCCGTCTATTTCCCCTCATACCAGATCATGAGCGATTACGCATCAAAGTGCAGAATCAAAAAGAAAAAAGTCTTTGTGGAATCCCGGGATGCACGTGAAGCCAATGAACTCCTCGCAGAGTTTCTTTCGCTCCCCGGGAAGAGGCGATCAGGCATCCTCTTTGCGGTAAGTGGTGGGAAATGGAGTGAAGGCCTTGACTATCGCGGAGAGCTGCTTGCCGGGGCCATGGTGGTTGGCCTGCCGCTTGCCCCGTATACTCGTGTCCGCGGGATGAGCATCCAGTATTTCAAACGCAAATTCAACAGGGAGGGTGAGTTCATCGCATACACCCTCCCGGCAATCAATAAAGCAGCCCAGGCTCTTGGAAGGGTACTCAGGACACCTGAGGACCGCGGTGTGCTGCTACTCGGGGATAGCAGGTTTCTTGAGCCCGAGGTGAAGGGCGGCCTCCCTCCCTGGATGCAGGAAGAGATGACGACGGTTCGGACAGACACGCTGCCAGGGGTGATTGCCAGGTGGCGGTGA
- the mobA gene encoding molybdenum cofactor guanylyltransferase gives MPGERTALILVGGEARRSGGMEKYFFEYKGETFISHMIGTLAHVTDEIIIVARDEEQCRKFQDMAGIKTASDSVRGIGPLGGIIAGIEEAEGDLIFITACDMPCIRSDVVEHLFSAIGDYDAAVPYWSDDMYEPLHAVYRKESLREYIQTHTSYSLRSMIRSINQLFIPIQDIRKLDPDLRSFTNINELTDLDAINGNE, from the coding sequence ATGCCGGGGGAGAGAACAGCACTAATTCTGGTCGGCGGTGAGGCAAGGCGATCCGGGGGTATGGAGAAGTATTTCTTCGAGTACAAAGGAGAGACCTTCATCTCTCATATGATCGGGACACTCGCTCATGTCACTGACGAGATCATCATCGTTGCCAGGGACGAAGAACAATGCCGGAAGTTCCAGGATATGGCGGGCATCAAAACCGCAAGCGATTCAGTCCGTGGGATCGGGCCTCTTGGCGGGATTATCGCCGGGATTGAAGAGGCAGAGGGAGATCTCATCTTTATCACCGCCTGTGATATGCCCTGTATACGTTCAGATGTTGTTGAACATCTCTTCTCTGCAATTGGCGATTATGATGCCGCAGTGCCATACTGGAGTGATGATATGTATGAACCACTTCATGCAGTCTACAGGAAAGAAAGCCTGCGAGAGTACATACAGACGCACACCTCCTACTCTCTCCGTTCAATGATCAGGTCAATCAACCAGCTCTTCATCCCGATCCAGGATATCAGGAAGCTGGATCCGGATCTCCGGTCTTTTACCAATATTAATGAGCTCACTGACCTTGACGCAATAAATGGAAATGAGTGA
- a CDS encoding DNA-directed DNA polymerase translates to MSEYEIAVIQVEYSNTAGGPLIHIFGRDKSGSAVTVVVTGFLPYFYVPVEEAHSGNNPDSIEVSDTRARTIKGQEVVRLYTQRPGDVREIRERYHHFEADIPFATRFMIDCDVTGGVIVPDTTVDYRDVKPAVVDAPARVCFLDIECDDSDGFPEPGKQPIFCITCYDSFDCRYTTFLLTSVDRETDHETEMKNGGYANGCFSEKMHTICAYPDEKSLLEAFIRYIRDTNPDIISGWNVLEFDIPYIVQRINTLGLNAVDLSRLPGQTERNAIRGRVIFDLLEAYRKVQTSQKESYRLDAIAEEELGEGKVRYTGTVYSLYKHDPVRLIEYNYKDVELCVGIDAKNSIIRFYQEIARYVGCPLDRTLNSSNVIDIYILRKAAGSFVLPSKGHASADEFEGATVFEAATGVRENVVVLDLKSLYPMAMMTLNASPETKDPDGEIKAPNGIRFKKAPDGLTRSIISELLEERDEKKRIRNTYPYGSDEYLLYDLQQNVLKVIMNTYYGVSGYARFRLYDREIGSAVTSVGRAIIQHTRDIIDQLGYTVLYGDTDSCFVQLPPGDLETVIPIAHSIEEELNASFDTFARQVLNADTHFFSIKFEKVYQRFFQAGKKKRYAGHLIWKEGSLVDQTDIVGFEMRRSDSPHITKIVQRTVIEMILKGEGFDAVREYLGEVIRHYRQGRCSLDDAGIPGGIGKHLDDYDTKDAHIRGAIYANTYLRADFKKGSKPKRVYVKYVASTYPNTDVLCFEYADQVPPEFIIDWEKMLEKTVKGPISRIIEGLGWDWSDIDPEKTTLSMFGIS, encoded by the coding sequence ATGTCTGAATACGAGATTGCCGTTATCCAGGTAGAATACAGCAATACCGCGGGCGGGCCGCTGATACATATCTTTGGCAGGGATAAAAGCGGATCAGCGGTGACAGTCGTGGTGACCGGATTTTTGCCCTATTTCTATGTACCTGTAGAAGAAGCACACTCCGGAAACAATCCCGATTCCATAGAAGTCTCAGATACCAGAGCACGGACAATCAAGGGCCAGGAGGTTGTCCGCCTCTATACACAGCGTCCGGGTGATGTCAGGGAGATACGTGAACGCTACCACCACTTTGAAGCAGACATCCCCTTTGCCACCCGGTTCATGATCGACTGCGATGTAACCGGCGGGGTAATTGTTCCGGATACAACCGTTGATTACAGGGACGTGAAACCGGCCGTTGTTGATGCCCCCGCACGGGTCTGTTTCCTTGATATCGAATGTGATGATAGTGACGGGTTTCCAGAACCCGGGAAGCAGCCGATCTTCTGCATCACCTGCTATGACTCCTTTGACTGCAGGTATACCACCTTCCTCCTCACGTCTGTGGATAGAGAGACAGATCACGAGACGGAGATGAAGAACGGAGGGTATGCAAACGGCTGCTTCTCGGAGAAGATGCATACCATCTGTGCCTATCCGGATGAGAAATCCTTGCTCGAGGCATTTATCAGGTATATCAGGGATACAAACCCGGATATTATCAGCGGATGGAATGTCCTGGAGTTTGATATTCCCTATATTGTCCAGAGGATCAATACACTCGGGCTCAATGCAGTTGATCTCTCACGACTCCCCGGCCAGACCGAACGAAACGCCATCCGGGGCAGAGTGATCTTTGATCTTCTTGAGGCATACAGGAAGGTGCAGACATCACAGAAGGAATCCTACAGGCTTGATGCCATCGCAGAAGAGGAGCTTGGTGAAGGGAAGGTCAGGTATACCGGAACGGTGTATTCACTCTATAAACACGATCCTGTCAGGCTGATCGAGTATAACTACAAGGATGTTGAGCTCTGTGTCGGGATAGATGCGAAAAACAGCATCATCAGGTTCTACCAGGAGATTGCCAGGTATGTCGGCTGCCCGCTTGACAGGACACTCAATTCATCAAACGTCATTGATATCTATATCCTGAGAAAAGCAGCCGGATCATTTGTCCTTCCTTCCAAGGGCCATGCTTCTGCCGATGAGTTTGAGGGAGCAACAGTTTTTGAAGCGGCAACCGGGGTCAGGGAGAACGTCGTAGTGCTGGATTTAAAATCACTCTACCCGATGGCGATGATGACCCTGAACGCATCCCCCGAGACAAAGGATCCGGATGGTGAGATCAAGGCACCAAACGGCATCAGGTTCAAAAAAGCGCCTGACGGCCTGACAAGGAGTATTATCAGCGAGCTTCTGGAGGAGCGAGATGAGAAGAAACGGATCAGAAATACCTACCCCTATGGATCAGATGAGTACCTCCTCTATGATCTCCAGCAGAACGTGCTGAAAGTGATCATGAACACCTATTATGGAGTCTCCGGGTATGCCCGTTTCAGGCTGTACGACCGCGAGATCGGATCTGCAGTCACCTCGGTTGGACGGGCAATCATCCAGCATACCCGGGATATAATCGATCAGTTGGGGTATACTGTCCTGTATGGAGATACCGACTCCTGTTTTGTCCAGCTCCCCCCGGGTGATCTGGAGACGGTTATTCCAATTGCCCATAGTATCGAGGAAGAGCTGAATGCAAGCTTTGATACCTTTGCCCGGCAGGTGCTGAATGCTGATACACACTTCTTCTCAATCAAGTTCGAGAAGGTCTACCAGCGATTTTTCCAGGCAGGGAAGAAGAAGCGGTATGCAGGCCACCTCATCTGGAAAGAGGGATCCCTTGTGGATCAGACCGATATTGTCGGTTTCGAGATGCGGAGATCCGATTCTCCACATATCACAAAGATCGTCCAGAGAACAGTTATCGAGATGATCCTGAAAGGTGAGGGGTTTGATGCTGTCAGGGAATATCTTGGCGAGGTGATCAGGCATTACCGGCAGGGGCGGTGTTCACTGGACGATGCCGGGATTCCGGGAGGAATTGGCAAGCATCTTGATGATTATGATACAAAAGATGCCCATATCCGGGGAGCAATCTATGCCAACACCTATTTACGGGCCGATTTTAAGAAAGGAAGCAAACCCAAGCGGGTCTATGTAAAATATGTCGCCAGCACCTATCCAAACACCGATGTGCTCTGTTTTGAATATGCAGACCAGGTACCGCCGGAGTTCATCATTGACTGGGAGAAGATGCTTGAAAAGACGGTGAAAGGGCCGATATCACGGATCATTGAGGGGCTTGGATGGGACTGGTCGGACATCGACCCCGAGAAGACGACGCTCTCAATGTTTGGGATCTCATAA
- a CDS encoding methylated-DNA--[protein]-cysteine S-methyltransferase encodes MSEGTGRFGLWPVSAVWDGSCCLRIWFGKSDADSPLHPELTEYLAGKRQSFSLFRSPAEEGDSVSARIYRVVAAIPYGETQTYAEVAAAAGTHPRAVGAALRRNPTPIIIPCHRVVGKHGIGGFTPDIRIKEDLLKLESAAVKQKTVINRRNKL; translated from the coding sequence GTGAGCGAGGGGACCGGGCGGTTTGGCCTCTGGCCGGTATCAGCAGTCTGGGATGGCAGCTGCTGCCTGCGTATCTGGTTTGGAAAAAGTGATGCAGATTCTCCGCTTCACCCTGAACTGACCGAATACCTTGCTGGAAAGAGACAGAGCTTCTCTCTCTTCCGATCACCAGCAGAGGAAGGGGACTCGGTTTCTGCCCGCATCTACCGTGTTGTCGCTGCAATACCCTATGGAGAGACGCAAACCTATGCGGAGGTGGCAGCTGCAGCAGGCACGCATCCACGGGCCGTTGGTGCCGCACTCAGGAGAAACCCAACCCCCATCATAATCCCCTGCCACCGGGTTGTCGGAAAGCATGGTATCGGTGGATTTACACCGGATATACGGATCAAAGAAGATCTACTCAAACTTGAATCAGCAGCCGTGAAACAAAAGACAGTCATTAACAGAAGAAACAAATTATAA
- a CDS encoding malate dehydrogenase codes for MTSLAVLGVGRVGGECAFAAAALGIIDELILTDTYEPLLRAQVLDLRHTPLGIPISTETGAIRDADICIFAAGSPRNPSIKTRADLFDANLPVAEACRKHLDGFSGKLIVVSNPMDIFCYYFSRVLDLPRRDCIGFGGQLDSRRFEVALQKRGIEGEAYVLGEHGEHQVPIFSRLREPVADQLREEILAGLRGSSMEIIAGKGGTAFGPALHIVDLIRMLSGTKKETITCSLSLDGEYGYEGCAMGVPATISQKGAEIDDDWRLDAWERKHLDAAASHLQALCRRLDV; via the coding sequence ATGACGAGCCTCGCAGTACTTGGTGTTGGTCGTGTCGGCGGGGAATGTGCGTTTGCAGCAGCTGCCCTTGGGATTATTGATGAGCTGATCCTGACAGATACCTATGAGCCACTCCTTCGCGCCCAGGTTCTCGATCTTCGCCATACGCCACTTGGGATACCAATATCAACAGAGACGGGCGCAATAAGGGATGCGGACATCTGTATTTTTGCTGCCGGCTCGCCGCGGAATCCGTCGATTAAGACACGTGCGGATCTCTTTGATGCCAACCTTCCGGTTGCCGAAGCCTGCAGAAAGCACCTTGACGGCTTCTCTGGAAAACTGATTGTGGTATCGAACCCAATGGACATCTTCTGCTACTACTTCTCGCGTGTACTTGATCTTCCACGCAGAGATTGTATCGGGTTTGGCGGCCAGCTCGACTCGCGCCGGTTTGAAGTGGCGCTGCAAAAGCGCGGGATAGAAGGTGAGGCATATGTACTTGGCGAGCATGGCGAGCACCAGGTACCGATCTTCTCCAGGCTTCGCGAGCCTGTTGCTGATCAGTTGCGTGAAGAGATCCTCGCCGGACTTCGGGGTTCCAGCATGGAGATCATTGCTGGCAAGGGGGGGACGGCGTTTGGCCCGGCACTCCATATAGTCGATCTGATCCGGATGCTGAGTGGTACAAAGAAAGAGACGATCACCTGCTCTCTCTCTTTAGACGGTGAGTATGGCTATGAAGGGTGTGCAATGGGAGTTCCTGCCACCATCTCACAAAAGGGAGCAGAGATAGATGATGACTGGAGACTTGATGCGTGGGAGCGAAAACACCTCGATGCTGCCGCAAGCCATCTCCAGGCACTCTGCCGGAGGCTGGATGTCTGA
- the purB gene encoding adenylosuccinate lyase: protein MPIHPIDFRYGTQEMRRIWSEEARFNAIIRSEAALAAAEAEVGLIPSDAAEAIAAGASKVTLRRANEIEAEINHDMMAVVKALAEVSGPAGRWVHYGATSNDILDTATALQVKDALDCIEEKLKILLGILIERSTATRMLVCAGRTHGQIGVPTTYGLRFAIWASEIGRHILRLRDIRPRVVVGQLTGAVGTQAAFGDDGMEVQAAMMRHLGIGSVDVSNQVIARDRYAEYFFMLANIATTLDKIGIEIRSLQRTEIAEVEEAFGKKQVGSSTMPHKRNPIKSEQVGGLARVIRSAVEPALLNNTLWDERDLTNSSCERVIFPEATILCDHCLKVMAQALDGLIIKEENVKKNLDLQHGINLAESVMIELTRRGMDRQAAHEIIRETSMKALMETRPLADILSEIPEVTALISPAEIEDALQPERYIGTAVQQVERVIKKLAPLTS from the coding sequence ATGCCGATTCACCCGATAGACTTCCGGTATGGTACCCAGGAGATGCGGCGGATCTGGAGCGAAGAGGCGCGGTTTAACGCAATAATCCGCTCAGAAGCAGCCCTGGCAGCAGCGGAAGCCGAAGTTGGCCTGATCCCCTCTGATGCAGCAGAAGCAATTGCTGCTGGTGCATCAAAGGTAACACTTCGCCGTGCAAACGAGATTGAGGCTGAGATCAACCATGACATGATGGCAGTTGTGAAGGCGCTCGCCGAGGTTTCCGGGCCAGCGGGCCGCTGGGTGCATTACGGTGCAACCTCCAATGACATCCTTGATACCGCAACCGCACTTCAGGTAAAAGATGCTCTGGACTGCATCGAAGAGAAGCTCAAAATTCTCCTTGGGATACTTATCGAGCGGAGTACTGCAACCCGGATGCTCGTCTGTGCAGGCCGGACACATGGCCAGATCGGTGTCCCGACAACCTACGGGCTCAGGTTTGCGATCTGGGCTTCCGAGATCGGCAGGCACATTCTCCGTCTCCGGGATATCCGGCCCCGTGTCGTTGTTGGCCAGCTGACCGGTGCGGTCGGTACACAGGCGGCATTTGGTGATGATGGAATGGAAGTGCAGGCTGCGATGATGCGCCATCTTGGGATCGGATCAGTGGATGTCTCAAACCAGGTCATCGCAAGGGACCGGTATGCTGAGTATTTCTTTATGCTCGCAAACATCGCAACCACTCTCGACAAGATCGGAATTGAGATCCGCAGCCTCCAGCGGACCGAGATTGCAGAGGTTGAAGAGGCATTTGGGAAGAAGCAGGTTGGATCAAGCACCATGCCGCATAAGAGAAACCCCATAAAAAGCGAGCAGGTTGGCGGCCTTGCCCGGGTGATCAGATCAGCAGTTGAGCCGGCACTCTTAAACAACACCCTCTGGGACGAGCGCGATCTGACCAACTCCTCGTGTGAACGGGTGATCTTTCCTGAAGCAACCATCCTCTGCGATCACTGCCTGAAGGTGATGGCTCAGGCGCTTGATGGCCTGATCATAAAGGAAGAGAATGTCAAAAAGAACCTGGATCTCCAGCATGGGATCAACCTTGCCGAGTCGGTGATGATCGAACTGACACGGCGCGGGATGGATCGGCAGGCAGCACACGAAATAATCCGGGAAACCAGCATGAAGGCACTTATGGAGACGCGTCCTCTTGCGGATATCCTCTCAGAAATCCCTGAAGTGACCGCGCTCATCTCGCCAGCCGAGATCGAGGATGCACTCCAGCCAGAACGGTATATCGGGACAGCTGTCCAGCAGGTTGAGCGGGTGATCAAAAAGCTTGCCCCCCTTACCTCGTAA
- a CDS encoding nuclear transport factor 2 family protein, with the protein MLSRQTEDQIQEVLDRFCNLYSQKDREGILGITAIDMMGFGTGADEIIRNREEMERQLSRDFEEIDSLSVRMADCTIKAEGTIGWVMGDIIFTADENEFCWRFTMVLRGTGHRWEIVQMHISRPASDQVDGRSFPA; encoded by the coding sequence ATGCTCAGCAGACAGACAGAAGATCAGATACAGGAGGTGCTCGATCGTTTCTGTAATCTCTACTCACAGAAGGATCGTGAGGGAATCCTCGGAATCACTGCCATTGACATGATGGGATTTGGAACAGGTGCGGATGAGATTATCAGAAACCGGGAGGAGATGGAGAGACAGCTCAGCCGCGATTTTGAGGAGATTGACAGCCTCTCGGTCAGGATGGCAGACTGCACGATAAAAGCTGAAGGTACAATCGGGTGGGTGATGGGAGATATCATCTTCACAGCAGATGAAAACGAGTTCTGCTGGCGCTTCACAATGGTGCTCCGGGGCACCGGACACCGGTGGGAGATTGTGCAGATGCATATCTCGCGTCCGGCATCGGATCAGGTGGACGGAAGATCATTTCCAGCCTGA